One Archocentrus centrarchus isolate MPI-CPG fArcCen1 chromosome 10, fArcCen1, whole genome shotgun sequence genomic region harbors:
- the LOC115787021 gene encoding POU domain, class 3, transcription factor 4, producing MATAASSPYTLLSSSPMIHPESQAMQPASPYRGHQKLLQSDYLQSVQSNGHSLGHQWASNLSEGSPWSASMEQQDVKPGREDLQLGIIHHRSPHVAHHSPHHNNHGNHPGAWGTPVSHNSSITSGQQINIYSQTGFTVNGMLDHGGLTPPPNPQGQGMHPGLRDTLSPEHSDLGGHHCHDHSDEETPTSDELEHFAKQFKQRRIKLGFTQADVGLALGTLYGNVFSQTTICRFEALQLSFKNMCKLKPLLNKWLEEADSSTGSSSSIDKIAAQGRKRKKRTSIEVSVKGVLETHFLKCPKPSAQEITSLADTLQLEKEVVRVWFCNRRQKEKRMTPPGEQPPLEGPYSHSGSAGDASSCHDL from the coding sequence ATGGCCACAGCTGCCTCTAGCCCCTACACCCTGCTCAGTTCCAGTCCCATGATCCACCCGGAGAGCCAGGCCATGCAGCCTGCTAGCCCCTACAGAGGACACCAGAAACTCCTCCAGAGTGACTACCTGCAAAGCGTCCAGAGCAACGGGCACTCCCTCGGGCACCAGTGGGCAAGTAACCTGTCGGAGGGGAGCCCTTGGTCGGCCTCCATGGAGCAGCAGGATGTCAAACCAGGCCGAGAGGACCTGCAGCTCGGCATCATCCATCACCGCTCTCCGCACGTAGCGCATCACTCTCCTCATCACAACAACCATGGCAACCACCCGGGAGCCTGGGGAACTCCAGTGTCCCACAATTCCTCCATCACCAGCGGGCAGCAGATCAACATCTACTCCCAGACGGGCTTCACTGTCAACGGCATGCTGGACCACGGTGGGCTCACACCTCCACCCAACCCGCAGGGCCAAGGCATGCACCCGGGCCTCAGGGACACACTCAGCCCCGAGCACAGCGACCTCGGCGGACACCACTGCCACGACCACTCCGACGAGGAGACACCGACTTCGGACGAGCTGGAGCACTTTGCCAAGCAGTTCAAACAGAGGAGAATCAAACTTGGCTTTACGCAGGCGGACGTGGGTTTGGCTCTGGGCACGCTGTACGGTAACGTCTTTTCCCAAACTACTATCTGCAGGTTCGAGGCTTTGCAGCTGAGCTTTAAAAACATGTGCAAACTAAAGCCGCTGCTGAACAAGTGGCTGGAAGAGGCAGACTCGTCCACAGGCAGCTCTAGCAGTATAGACAAGATAGCAGCTcaggggaggaagaggaagaagaggacatCCATCGAAGTCAGCGTGAAGGGAGTTCTCGAGACGCACTTTCTCAAGTGTCCCAAACCTTCTGCGCAGGAGATCACCTCGCTGGCGGACACGCTGCAGCTGGAGAAGGAGGTGGTGCGCGTGTGGTTCTGCAACCGACGGCAGAAGGAGAAGCGTATGACGCCGCCCGGAGAGCAGCCACCCCTCGAGGGACCCTATTCTCACAGCGGGAGCGCGGGAGACGCCTCCTCGTGCCATGATCTCTGA